In Acidimicrobiia bacterium, a genomic segment contains:
- a CDS encoding GMC family oxidoreductase N-terminal domain-containing protein has protein sequence MSGTPNAASVLIVGGGSAGAVLATRLSKDPTRTVLLLEAGPAYAPEAYPGALLNADVVADPGHDWGYTSHATGSTPEIPTPRGKVLGGSSAVNATVAMRPRPADFAKWAERGVDGWSFDEVLPAFKRMENTPTGDDAYHGRTGPLPVRQRSDEELTPSLLGFLKASVAHGFKRVDDFNGVEQHGTGAVPVDAVDGVRQNTGLVYLTAKVRSRPNLTILGGVTVDRVLFDGERAVGVSEANGTVYRADEVIVSGGSYGSAAILLRSGVGPAADLRSLGIEVVADLPVGQRLHDHPIFPNVYALVPKYLQMTPAVGSLVWTASSEAIGDELDLHIAATHLLDPALSPTGGLIVVAIALVQPESRGTLRLASRDPDEAPLIDNNYLGTDRDARRLLEGVTLSRTICRNNAFAPFTAAEMLPGDAITDEALPDVIASNLASYAHPTSTVPMGGPGDPWAVVDAVGAVKGLAGLRVVDASILPEIPSCATNLTTIMVAERVYERVYASAAEVTESQGHSGAALSPGR, from the coding sequence ATGTCTGGCACCCCGAATGCAGCCAGTGTCCTGATAGTCGGTGGAGGGTCCGCCGGTGCAGTCCTCGCGACGCGATTGAGCAAAGACCCCACGCGGACTGTGCTGCTGCTTGAGGCCGGGCCGGCGTATGCCCCCGAGGCCTATCCGGGGGCACTCCTCAACGCCGACGTGGTCGCGGACCCCGGTCACGACTGGGGTTACACCTCGCACGCCACCGGGTCCACTCCGGAGATCCCAACGCCTCGGGGCAAGGTGCTCGGCGGGAGCTCGGCGGTAAACGCCACGGTGGCCATGCGACCGCGGCCGGCCGACTTCGCGAAGTGGGCCGAGCGCGGCGTGGACGGCTGGTCGTTCGACGAAGTCCTGCCGGCATTCAAGCGGATGGAGAACACACCGACCGGCGACGACGCGTATCACGGTCGCACCGGTCCGCTGCCGGTGCGCCAGCGCAGCGACGAGGAGTTGACCCCGTCGCTGCTCGGTTTCCTGAAGGCGTCAGTAGCCCATGGGTTCAAGCGGGTCGACGACTTCAACGGCGTCGAGCAGCACGGCACCGGCGCCGTACCCGTCGACGCGGTCGATGGGGTACGGCAGAACACGGGGCTCGTGTACCTCACCGCGAAGGTGCGGAGCCGGCCGAACCTGACCATTCTCGGTGGGGTCACTGTCGACCGCGTGTTGTTCGACGGGGAGCGGGCCGTCGGCGTGTCAGAAGCAAACGGCACCGTCTACCGGGCGGACGAGGTGATCGTGTCCGGTGGTAGCTACGGCAGCGCCGCGATCCTGCTCCGTTCCGGGGTAGGCCCGGCGGCCGACCTGCGCTCGCTCGGCATCGAGGTGGTCGCAGACCTGCCGGTCGGCCAGCGGCTGCACGACCACCCGATCTTCCCGAACGTCTATGCCCTCGTTCCGAAGTACCTGCAGATGACCCCGGCTGTCGGGTCACTGGTGTGGACGGCATCGAGCGAGGCGATCGGCGACGAGCTTGACCTGCATATCGCCGCGACTCACCTCCTCGACCCTGCGCTCAGCCCGACCGGCGGGCTGATCGTCGTGGCGATCGCGCTCGTGCAACCTGAGTCGCGTGGGACGCTCCGCCTGGCCAGTCGTGACCCGGACGAGGCGCCGCTGATCGACAACAACTACCTCGGGACTGACCGTGACGCACGCCGGCTCTTGGAGGGGGTCACGCTCTCCCGGACGATCTGCCGCAACAACGCGTTCGCGCCCTTCACTGCTGCGGAAATGCTTCCAGGCGACGCCATCACCGACGAGGCCCTGCCCGACGTGATCGCAAGCAACCTTGCCTCCTACGCCCACCCGACATCCACCGTACCGATGGGCGGTCCGGGGGACCCGTGGGCAGTCGTCGACGCGGTCGGCGCGGTCAAGGGCCTCGCCGGCTTGCGGGTGGTGGACGCCTCGATCCTGCCTGAAATCCCGTCCTGCGCCACGAACCTCACCACGATCATGGTCGCCGAGCGCGTCTATGAGCGTGTCTACGCCAGCGCAGCCGAGGTGACCGAGTCCCAAGGTCACAGCGGAGCCGCGCTGTCGCCCGGACGTTAG
- a CDS encoding site-specific integrase, with protein sequence TPAVASALEAAFTAAFGQPAPATRARHLSALRSALAWWAEAGWVTADPTAGWARPKVPVDTTRALTRAQVAAIWKLDVPLRDKALWRMLYETAARAEEILGLDVPDLDLPSKRGRVISKGGTTDWVHWQTGTAMLLPRLLAGRREGPVFLTARQPGRAVASGDLCPVTRRARLSYRRAAESFELATRPLANPSASHEELEEVHGWTLHQLRHSLLTHEAEDGTSTPMLLARSRHASVRSLERYARPGPEAVARHVAAADPAARRRRS encoded by the coding sequence ACCCCGGCCGTGGCCAGCGCCCTGGAGGCCGCGTTCACCGCCGCGTTCGGCCAGCCCGCCCCGGCGACCCGCGCACGGCACCTGTCCGCGCTGCGCTCCGCGCTGGCCTGGTGGGCGGAGGCCGGCTGGGTCACCGCCGACCCGACCGCCGGGTGGGCGCGGCCGAAGGTCCCGGTGGACACCACGCGGGCGCTGACCCGCGCGCAGGTCGCCGCCATCTGGAAGCTGGACGTCCCGCTGCGGGACAAGGCGCTATGGCGGATGCTGTACGAGACCGCGGCCCGCGCCGAGGAGATCCTCGGCCTGGACGTCCCCGACCTCGACCTGCCCAGCAAGCGCGGCCGCGTCATCTCCAAGGGCGGCACGACCGACTGGGTCCACTGGCAGACCGGCACCGCGATGCTGCTGCCCCGGCTGCTGGCCGGGCGGCGCGAGGGCCCTGTGTTCCTGACCGCCCGCCAGCCGGGCCGCGCGGTCGCCTCTGGCGACCTGTGCCCGGTCACCAGGCGAGCGAGGCTGTCCTACCGGCGGGCCGCTGAGTCGTTCGAGCTCGCGACCCGCCCGCTGGCCAACCCCAGCGCAAGTCACGAAGAGCTAGAGGAGGTGCACGGCTGGACCCTTCACCAGCTCCGGCACAGCCTCCTCACCCACGAGGCCGAGGACGGCACCAGCACCCCGATGCTGCTCGCCCGGTCCCGCCACGCCTCCGTCCGGTCCCTCGAGCGCTACGCCCGCCCCGGACCCGAGGCCGTCGCACGCCACGTCGCCGCCGCCGACCCAGCCGCCCGGCGTCGGCGTTCGTAA
- a CDS encoding AAA family ATPase, translated as MRLYGRQGECNTLDRLLDGARAGQSRVLVLCGDAGVGKTALLEYAIGSASDLNVLRAAGVQSEMELAFAALQKFCAPLLGSLDRLPGPQSDALRTTFGLDAGAVPGRFFVGLAVLGLLSDAADQGPVLCVVDDAQWLDRASAEMFAFVARRLLAESVVMLFATRGRLELTAGLPELALEGLTDADACELLASVVPGRLDERVAAQLVAETQGNPLALLELPRGLTVSGLAGGFGLPGAVSLQGRIEESFRQRLELMPRDTQKLLLLAAADPVGDPALLRRAAQDLRIPEAAAGAAETEGLLRLDGAVVFRHPLVRSAVYRSADPNERREVHRALAEATDPQIDPDRRAWHRAQAASLPDEEVATELEQSAARAQARGGYAAAAAFLERATALTPQESRRSGRALAAAGAKVEAGALVDARRLLATAESGILTELGRARAVLLRGRISFLAARSTGAAAVLLEAAERFRQLDPDLARETYLEALTAAIHAGSLAGPGASVREVAEAGLAAPRALRPRGLDLLLDGLAAACSDSYAVAVPILREAQREIVSGMSQTEQLRWMYGATLSTLLLWDDEAWKRLAEGHLQLIRETGALGELPDALGHCGQMHLFSGQLAAAASFQDALQEATELTGNPIAPYLGVSIVAMRGREADARRLIDRVRSELIARGEGAGLEFTDWAESVLYNGLGRYDEALAAARRVLDQADLVPVNWAIPELIEAAVRVGTPELAAEADRRLADRTRASGTDWALGIAARAQALLLGEGLAESKYLEAIERLGNTRMAVDLARAHLLYGEWLRRERRRLDARKELRAAYEMFSEFGLEAFANRARVELLATGEQARKRTIEPRNDLTPQEAEIARLARDGLSNSEIGARLFISHHTVEYHLRKVFVKLGISSRTKLEKVLPRESSDALLP; from the coding sequence ATGAGGCTGTACGGACGGCAAGGAGAGTGCAACACGCTCGACCGGCTGCTCGACGGCGCGCGTGCCGGTCAGAGCCGGGTGCTTGTCTTGTGCGGGGACGCGGGGGTCGGGAAGACGGCCCTACTCGAGTACGCGATCGGGTCGGCGTCGGATCTCAACGTGCTGCGAGCAGCAGGCGTGCAATCGGAGATGGAGCTCGCGTTCGCGGCACTGCAGAAGTTCTGTGCGCCGCTTCTCGGCTCACTCGACCGGTTGCCGGGCCCGCAAAGCGACGCTTTGCGAACGACTTTTGGACTCGACGCTGGTGCGGTCCCTGGGCGGTTTTTCGTTGGACTTGCGGTCTTGGGTCTTCTTTCAGATGCGGCTGACCAGGGCCCAGTCCTTTGTGTCGTTGACGACGCACAGTGGCTCGATCGAGCGTCTGCGGAGATGTTTGCGTTCGTCGCGCGAAGACTGTTGGCTGAGTCGGTGGTGATGCTCTTCGCGACGAGAGGACGCCTGGAACTAACCGCCGGCCTACCGGAGCTTGCACTCGAGGGGCTCACGGACGCCGACGCATGCGAGCTCCTGGCGTCCGTCGTCCCGGGGCGTCTAGACGAGCGAGTTGCAGCGCAGTTGGTGGCCGAGACACAGGGGAATCCGCTCGCTCTGCTCGAGCTGCCGCGCGGATTGACGGTGTCGGGGCTCGCCGGCGGCTTCGGTTTGCCGGGCGCGGTATCCCTTCAAGGGAGAATCGAGGAAAGCTTCCGTCAGCGGCTCGAGCTCATGCCACGCGACACGCAGAAGTTGCTGCTACTCGCGGCGGCGGACCCGGTCGGCGACCCTGCGCTTCTGAGGCGCGCCGCCCAAGACCTCAGGATCCCTGAGGCGGCCGCGGGCGCCGCCGAGACGGAAGGCTTGCTGAGACTGGACGGTGCAGTGGTGTTTCGTCATCCACTCGTGCGCTCGGCTGTATACCGGTCGGCCGACCCGAACGAACGGCGCGAGGTTCATCGCGCGTTGGCCGAGGCAACCGATCCGCAGATCGACCCCGATCGGCGGGCGTGGCACCGCGCCCAGGCGGCGTCACTGCCGGATGAGGAGGTCGCGACGGAACTCGAACAGTCGGCAGCACGGGCGCAGGCACGAGGAGGTTACGCGGCAGCGGCCGCGTTCCTGGAGCGAGCCACGGCGCTGACACCTCAGGAATCGCGCCGGTCCGGACGCGCGCTCGCCGCGGCGGGCGCAAAGGTAGAGGCTGGCGCGCTCGTTGACGCTCGACGCTTGCTGGCGACGGCGGAATCGGGAATTCTGACCGAGCTTGGCCGGGCGCGGGCCGTCCTGCTGCGTGGCCGGATTTCCTTCCTTGCAGCGCGAAGCACCGGCGCCGCCGCAGTGCTACTCGAAGCCGCCGAGCGGTTCCGGCAACTCGACCCCGATCTGGCCCGAGAGACGTACCTTGAGGCGCTGACGGCCGCTATTCATGCCGGATCGCTTGCCGGGCCGGGCGCAAGCGTACGCGAAGTGGCAGAAGCGGGACTTGCGGCACCACGAGCACTCAGGCCACGTGGACTGGACCTACTGCTCGACGGCTTGGCGGCGGCCTGTAGCGACTCGTATGCCGTGGCAGTGCCGATCTTGCGCGAGGCGCAGCGAGAAATCGTCAGCGGGATGTCTCAGACCGAGCAGCTGCGCTGGATGTATGGGGCGACGCTCTCAACACTGCTTCTTTGGGATGACGAAGCGTGGAAGCGACTCGCCGAGGGACACCTTCAGCTGATCCGCGAGACCGGAGCGCTCGGCGAGCTCCCGGATGCGCTTGGTCACTGCGGCCAGATGCATCTCTTCTCGGGTCAGCTTGCGGCGGCTGCCTCTTTCCAAGATGCTCTCCAGGAAGCGACGGAGCTGACCGGAAACCCGATCGCTCCGTACCTCGGAGTCTCAATCGTGGCAATGCGCGGCCGCGAGGCCGACGCAAGGCGCCTGATCGATCGCGTTCGGTCCGAGCTGATCGCCCGCGGCGAGGGGGCTGGCTTGGAGTTCACAGATTGGGCCGAGTCCGTGCTCTACAACGGGCTTGGACGCTACGACGAAGCGTTGGCGGCAGCGCGCCGTGTGCTTGATCAGGCGGACCTGGTTCCGGTGAACTGGGCGATACCCGAGCTGATCGAGGCCGCCGTACGAGTTGGAACTCCCGAGCTCGCCGCCGAGGCCGATCGGCGTCTGGCGGATCGCACCCGCGCTAGCGGGACGGATTGGGCACTAGGGATCGCCGCGCGCGCGCAAGCGCTTCTACTAGGCGAAGGGCTCGCCGAGAGCAAGTATCTCGAGGCGATCGAACGACTCGGAAACACGCGAATGGCGGTCGATTTGGCCCGTGCCCACCTCCTTTACGGCGAGTGGCTCCGGCGTGAGCGGCGTCGCTTGGACGCTCGTAAGGAGCTTCGAGCCGCCTACGAGATGTTCAGCGAGTTCGGGTTGGAAGCATTCGCCAACCGCGCTCGCGTCGAGCTGCTGGCAACCGGCGAGCAGGCCCGGAAGCGCACCATCGAGCCGCGAAACGATCTAACCCCGCAGGAGGCGGAGATCGCGCGGCTTGCCCGCGACGGTCTCTCCAACAGCGAGATTGGAGCGCGGCTCTTCATCAGCCATCACACCGTCGAGTACCACCTGCGCAAGGTCTTCGTCAAACTCGGCATCAGCTCGCGCACCAAGCTCGAAAAAGTCCTCCCGCGCGAGTCGAGCGACGCGTTGCTTCCCTAG